The DNA region CAAAAAGATGGCGGACACAGATATTCATGACGGCTCCTTTCCAAAGTTATAGGATTTCCGGACTTGCATATAAATAAAAAGCGGCGCACCAATCAGTCCCAAAGTGACCCCCAGGGGTACATCAGCTCCCGTGACAAGGACCCGTCCAAGAATATCCGCCCACACCGTGAGAATACCTCCGCATAAAACAGCTAAGGGCACCAGCTTTTTATGATCTGCCCCTATAAAGGATCTCACGAAATGGGGAACCACCAGCCCGACAAAGCCGATGAGCCCCGCCTCCATCACGATACATCCCACCAAAAGTGCATTGACTAATATATACAGCCGAAAGAAGGGCATCAGGTCCCTGCCCAAGGGCAATGTCCCTTCCCTTCCGAGAAGCATCAGATTCAGTATCCGCGACTGCCGGAGGAAAAAAGCGGATATGGCAATGACAATCATTAAAAGAAAAACGGCGTGATCCGTCTTGGCAAAAGCAACACTTCCCATCATCCAGTACAGCGTCACATCTATGCCGGAAGACGCTGCGCCCGAATAAATAATCACGCCCGTAATTCCGCTGCAGACAGCGCCAAGCGCCACTCCTGCGATAAGAATATAAGACGTACCGCTTTTCTTTCCAATAACCCCTGCAAGTATGACAGACATCAACAAAGCACCTGCAAAAGCACCCAGTCCGACACCACCTGCGCCCCAAGCCGAGCCGATTCCCAAAAACACGGCAGCAACAGCACCCAGTGAGGCTCCTGAAGAGATACCCATAATGTAAGGACTTGCCATCGGATTTCTGAACATCGCCTGCATAACGACACCGGAAAGTGCAAGTCCCATCCCGGCGGTTGCCGAGAGGAGGATCCGGGGCAATCGGAGATCACGGACTATATCTGCTGCCGCTCCGTCACATCCTGTCAGCGCGCCAAGCACTTCGGGAAAAGACAACGGAATATATCCGAGCATCAATCCTGCAAGGCATGAAAAAAGCAGTACAGAAACGGCAATCACCGCCAGTCCGCTGACGGACAGATATTTTCTGTACTGCATACGATTCTCCTTATTCCCAAAACAACTGACACCCAAGTATTAATTCCCTCAAAAGAAATTCAGGCCGTTCCGCCTCTGCACATTTTACAAATGAAGAGTGGCGGAGAGCATGAACGTACGAGGCGTACCGAGTACGACAGTACTGTTCCCCGCGCGGGCACTCCAATAATCTTTCCCAAATACGTTATAAAGCATCACCTTAAAAGTAATCGGCGTATTGCGGACATCAGCCTCATACGTTGCACCCAGATCGAAAAGAACATGAGACGGTACTTTGTACTTTTCATTGATAATCCAGGATGATCCCTGATAAGTCGCCCGTCCAAGAATATTCAGCCGTTCTGTCGGCTTATAAATGAGAGCCGCCGTACCGGACCATTTCGGCACTCCGTTTGCTTTCTTTCCCGTCCCTGCCTGTTTAGCGTCGACATAAGCAATACCGCCGATTAAATCAAGCTTCCTGCCAAGCGCGCCGGAGAAAGCATATTCAAAGCCTTTATTCTTCTGTTTGCCGAAAATACCGTAATAATTATCTTCTGTCCTTCCGAAGTTGGGCTGTTCGATCTTAAAGAAGCTTAAAGTATGGAGCATATCCCCCACTTTATATTTAAAACCGAATTCATTCTGTTTTGTCTTGCCGGGATCCAATGTTTCTCCGGAGTTTTTATATCCGGCGCCCACAACACGG from Dialister invisus DSM 15470 includes:
- a CDS encoding FecCD family ABC transporter permease, yielding MQYRKYLSVSGLAVIAVSVLLFSCLAGLMLGYIPLSFPEVLGALTGCDGAAADIVRDLRLPRILLSATAGMGLALSGVVMQAMFRNPMASPYIMGISSGASLGAVAAVFLGIGSAWGAGGVGLGAFAGALLMSVILAGVIGKKSGTSYILIAGVALGAVCSGITGVIIYSGAASSGIDVTLYWMMGSVAFAKTDHAVFLLMIVIAISAFFLRQSRILNLMLLGREGTLPLGRDLMPFFRLYILVNALLVGCIVMEAGLIGFVGLVVPHFVRSFIGADHKKLVPLAVLCGGILTVWADILGRVLVTGADVPLGVTLGLIGAPLFIYMQVRKSYNFGKEPS